From a single Apium graveolens cultivar Ventura chromosome 2, ASM990537v1, whole genome shotgun sequence genomic region:
- the LOC141690028 gene encoding uncharacterized protein LOC141690028, which yields MLKWAIELGQFNLEYKPRSAIKGHVLEDFILETPLEGFDGKKALVAIEPTNEECLDKEEILEPWWTLHIDGAINRDGAGARVVLESPEGHQLMSAIHFSWKATNNDIEYEALISGLKLALEMNIANLIVRSDFMLVVHQVNEGFQARGSQIEMYLRNSQSLIRKFREVRVNQILRGENSNADALEKWGS from the coding sequence ATGTTGAAGTGGGCTATCGAATTAGGACAGTTTAATTTGGAGTACAAGCCAAGATCGGCCATTAAAGGGCATGTGTTGGAGGATTTCATATTGGAGACTCCTCTTGAAGGTTTTGATGGAAAGAAAGCATTAGTCGCAATAGAGCCAACAAATGAAGAATGTCTAGACAAGGAAGAGATCCTTGAACCTTGGTGGACATTACATATTGACGGAGCTATTAACCGCGATGGTGCTGGAGCTAGAGTAGTATTGGAAAGTCCCGAAGGGCATCAACTTATGAGTGCGATACACTTTTCATGGAAGGCTACTAACAACGACATCGAATATGAAGCTTTGATAAGTGGTTTAAAACTAGCTTTAGAGATGAATATTGCAAATCTAATTGTTCGAAGTGATTTCATGTTGGTTGTACATCAGGTGAACGAAGGATTTCAAGCTAGAGGATCACAGATAGAGATGTATCTAAGAAATTCACAAAGCCTCATTCGCAAGTTCAGAGAAGTGAGAGTTAATCAAATCCTAAGAGGAGAAAATAGTAATGCCGACGCTTTGGAAAAATGGGGCTCTTAA